One segment of Streptomyces roseifaciens DNA contains the following:
- a CDS encoding SGM_5486 family transporter-associated protein, translating to MQPVLDPNPKNGQKTLLTILGAMLGITVVISVIATVFSP from the coding sequence ATGCAGCCTGTGCTCGATCCCAACCCCAAGAACGGTCAGAAGACCCTGCTGACGATCCTCGGCGCGATGCTGGGCATCACGGTGGTCATCTCGGTCATTGCGACGGTCTTCTCCCCCTGA